The nucleotide sequence CCCGCCTACCGAAGTGAAACGGCGGGCAGGCAAATGTCAAATCATGCCAAAACAAAATCTCCGAAGACTAATCCTTTTATATTTGGTATTTGATATTTGTCCCGACAAGTCGGGATTATTAGAAATTAGAAATTTGTAATTAGTCATTTAAATAACATTTATAAAAAGTCTCAAGGCAGAATAAAAATTTCTTGCCAAAAATTACTGCTCCCTCGAGTCGTCGTCGCAAGCTCTTTACGACTCGAAAAGTCAGTTTACCCCGTGAGATAGTAAACATCTAACGGGGTTTACGGATAGACATTAAATTATATTTTTCTAAGTAATTAGATTCAACACATAGTAGATAAGCTGTGCTCCGAATATGACAAGAACCGCTCCACAAACCACCTGAAAGGTTTTAAGAAGTTTCTCTCTCCTGCGGAGTTTTTCTGGAATGATACCCATTAAACTCCCCAAAACTATAGGAGCAACTGCTGTCCCAATTGCAAATAACGAAGCATACAATATACCAGTTAAGACAGAATTTTCTGCCATACAGGCAATATAAGTGAGGATTGCTACATAGGGAACACATGGAGCAATGCCCATTAAAAAACCAAACAGAAACATACTTGTAGTGCCTTTGTTTAATATCCTTTTCCCAATATGTAGATTGAAACCCTTGCCTAAAATTATAAGGGCTCCTATTATTATCATAAAGAATCCTGGAATTAAATAGAGCCAACCTGACTTTTGTGGTGGGAAAAGTCTGTTAATAGAACTAAAAGCTATAGTTGCGATTCCACCTAAAATAGCAAGTGCTAAAAGTCTGCCCACAGAAAATAGCAATCCTACTTTTAAGCCATCTTTCCAGCTTTTCTTTGCTCCCCCAATATAAGGCAAAAGCAGTGGAGCAGTATAAGCAAGGCAAGGACCCCAACCCATAGTAAACCCGGCAGCAAGTAATTTTACCCCGTTAGATAATAAACTCTCATTCATCTTCTTAATTTCTTTTATACTGATAAACAAAATCTAAGTTTTTTATAGCAACTACCGATATTTATCTAACGGGGTAAAATTAGAAAGCATCTTTTATTTTAATTTTTTTTCCTGCACCTACAAGAACGAAGTCTTTGCCATAGGCTTTCTTAAACTCTTTTCTAGCAAGATCGCCTGAGCAATGGCAGGGAGCCACTTTCTCAACCCCTTCTTTTCTAACCCCATTAATAATTCCTTTTATCTGCCAGGCATTCATCCAGCATAAATGAAAACCACCTAATACTAAATAGGTTTCTGTCTTAAGCATCTTTTTTGCTCTTTTAACTATATCTACAACTCCAGGATGGGCACAACCTGTAATTATCACTAACCCTTTAGAGGTTTTTATTATAAGAGATTGTTCCTTTATCCAAAATCCAAGTTCTCCTGTAGAGTAGGCATTCTTGCAGATTTCAATTGACTTATGGACTTCAATTAATTTGGCACCTGAATTATTTACTTCATCTTTTACACTCTGAGGTAGGGACTTCGGCATATAAACAGTAACTTCAGGATTTTTTGCTAAAAAATCGGGAAGCCCACCAATATGATCATAATGAACATGAGAAAGAAGTATTACATCTACCGAATCCGGGTCAATCTTGAGTTTTTTCATATTCCTAAGGAGGACAGAACCTTCACCACCCACATCAAAAAGAATAGTTTTTTCAAGCCCTTCTACAAAGCAGGAAAAACCCCATCTTGTTTCCAATTCTTTATTATATGGATTATTATCATAGACTATAGTAAGAGTCAGGTCCTTTGCAACTGCCAAAGGTGTAAATAATACCGTAAGTCCTATTAGAAATATTAAAAAGAATTTTGGTATTAGTGTCAAGTCAAGCATTAAATGGCGTATCCCCCAAAGAGGGTTTGGCTTGTTATTGCGTTCCCAATCAGGGGATTGGGAACGAGAACACTGTTGACTTGACATTAGTATAAGCCCTAACTTTTTTCCCCAAGCTCTTTTATGAATCATAGGCCAGGAAGTTTGGATTAGTTGTTTAAGTTTCATCTGAAAATACTTTATA is from Candidatus Cloacimonadota bacterium and encodes:
- a CDS encoding sulfite exporter TauE/SafE family protein yields the protein MNESLLSNGVKLLAAGFTMGWGPCLAYTAPLLLPYIGGAKKSWKDGLKVGLLFSVGRLLALAILGGIATIAFSSINRLFPPQKSGWLYLIPGFFMIIIGALIILGKGFNLHIGKRILNKGTTSMFLFGFLMGIAPCVPYVAILTYIACMAENSVLTGILYASLFAIGTAVAPIVLGSLMGIIPEKLRRREKLLKTFQVVCGAVLVIFGAQLIYYVLNLIT
- a CDS encoding MBL fold metallo-hydrolase, giving the protein MLDLTLIPKFFLIFLIGLTVLFTPLAVAKDLTLTIVYDNNPYNKELETRWGFSCFVEGLEKTILFDVGGEGSVLLRNMKKLKIDPDSVDVILLSHVHYDHIGGLPDFLAKNPEVTVYMPKSLPQSVKDEVNNSGAKLIEVHKSIEICKNAYSTGELGFWIKEQSLIIKTSKGLVIITGCAHPGVVDIVKRAKKMLKTETYLVLGGFHLCWMNAWQIKGIINGVRKEGVEKVAPCHCSGDLARKEFKKAYGKDFVLVGAGKKIKIKDAF